The Fusarium fujikuroi IMI 58289 draft genome, chromosome FFUJ_chr05 DNA segment CGGGTTGACCTTGATTATCATCGGTCTTCGACTCGGGTGCCTTGGGTGGCGTCGGTTCTGCAACGACTGTATCTTTTAGTGACTCTCGAGTCTCCATGACCTTGGACGACTCCCGGGATGGCTCGGGATCTGACTTTTTCTGAGTCTGCGATTCGGCTTGCGCGCTTTCTTCTGTCATAGTCACATCGGACTTCGTCTCGGAAACCTTGGGCATCGTCTTAATCGTTCCGGCCGTACTTCGAATACTAGCGTTATCGTCGCCTTTCCTCGCTTCGTATCGACTTAGATCTGATGTTTTATTTAACTTGACGGACCCTCCAAAAATGTTTTCCTTTGCGACCGATGTAGATGCCGAGGCTTTGGAGGGTCGTTGCCAGGAACCGTACCAGCTCTTCGTTTTCCGAACCTAGATGTATTGTTAGATATGACGGAATGAACAAGAAAAGGTATCGTAATAGGCAAACCGACGTCTTTGCTCTTATTCTGCGCTGCGGAGCCTGGATCGCCCATGATCTGCTGTGTTGATGGCGCTTTTGCGTTGTTGTTATGATCCGCTTCTACTGCAGGTGATGCCTTTGATGCCTGTGATTGTGACGTAGGGGCctctgttgttgagttgCTGACCGGGGTCTGAGAGTCGTTGTTCGCGGCTGATCCGGCCGGATTGGGGCGTGCCTTTTTACGTGACAACATTATGTATCAAATATGGCGTGAGTATGCCATGGATAACTTGAATTGCGACAAGTTTTGTAGCTATAcgttttgttgttgttttatTAGAGTGCTAATTTCCATAGTTTCGTCATGTGTTGATTCAGATGCCCGCGCCTAGACCCAACAGCTATGGCAGTTCTGGACGGCGGCTTGGCCCCCCCGCCATAAAGGGTAACTGCACGGAAGTGGATCCGCCTACCTAGACAGCCCCATTATTCGTTATCGATAAGAAAAAGATTTCAGTCCATCCAGCTTCGACGGAGAAAAAGATCTTAAAGAGTGAGAAAGCACAGTTGGTGATGCGCCAACGTCTTTCACAATGAGCAACCTCAAACGAAAAGACGCCCCCGGCGGCAATCCGCCTGCCAAATCGGCAAAGAATACAAAAGAAGCCAGACCtaccaaaaaagaaaatgtCGGCAAAGATGCGAAGCCCGCTCCCAAGAAGAGTGCTGAGACAGCCGAAAAGGCTCCCGTTGTGTCGCTCCTGAAGGAAGACGAGCCAATGTTCCCTCGAGGCGGTGCTAGCGTCCTCACTCCTctcgagcagaagaagattcagctcgaggccaaggctgatgCCATGCGCGACGAAGAATTCAACACTGGCAACAAGgtccaaaagaagaagaagcggaagACTGTCCTAAAGGGTGATAAGAAGTCAGACAAGAAGACAGGAGAGGAGGAACAGGCAGTAAGAATTGAGAGCCTGAGCTTCaaggtaatctttaattattacgTTCGTTTACGTTGCCTACTGACTTTGATGTAGAATCTAGTCAAAGGctctcttgttcttgcaCAGGTCACACGGATCAACAACCTCGATCTCGAAGTCGCATTACCAAACAACCTTACCGGACACATCTCAATCGTCGCCATTTCTCAACAATTGACGGAACGTCTCGAGAACGAGACTGCAGAGAaggacgacgaggaggaggatgaggcagaggatgatgagggtaTCGACCTCAAGTCTATCTTCTCTGTTGGTCAATACTTGAGAGTGTACGTGGCATCTACTGCCGAGGAGTCTATTGCTGGAAAGAGCAAACGACGCATTGAATTGTCCCTGCGGCCCAATGAGGCCAACGCGGGCCTGTCGAaggatgatgttgttccCAACACTACTGTCATGGCGTCTATTGTCAGTGTTGAGGATCGTGGTTTTGTGATGGATACCGGTATTGAAAATCTCGGTGCTTTCCTTGCCAAGAGTGAGGTTGATAAGAACATTGACGAGCAAAGATTGCAGCCAGGCGCTGTTTTCTTGTGTCAGGTCACTAGCAAGGGTGCCAATGGTAAGATCGCACAACTCTCACTtcaacagaagaagatcggTAACCCCAAGAGCGTCCCCGTCGAGGCCACTACCATCAATACCTTCCTCCCTGGTACCATGGCAGATGtcctcatctccaacacCGATCGACGAGGTCTTTCTGGAAAGATCATGGGTCACCTAGACGTGACTGCAGATATCATCCAATCTGGGGCTGGTCCTGCTGGTGTGAGCTTGGACACAGCCTACAAGATTGGCTCAAGAGTCAAGGCCCGAGTAATTTGCAACTTCCCTGGTGCCAGAGAGCCCAAGCTTGGaatttcccttcttccacATATTACCGccctcgagaagaagcgaccTACCAAGTCAACTGACTCCAAGAGGAACCCAACTCAGGTTCTTCCAATCTCATctcttgttgagaaatgCACAGTCCGTCATGTTGAGCCTGATATTGGTCTGTTCGTCGATATTGGCATCCCTGGCTTGAGCGGATTTGTCCATATTTCTCgagtcaaggatggcaaggtgGAGGCTCTTTACGAAGCAAGTGGCCCTTATAAGGCTGACTCAGAGCACAAGGGCCGTGTTATTGGCTACAATGAAATGGATGGCCTCTTCCAGATATCCTTTGAGAAGTCCGTGCTTGAGCAGCAATATCTCAGACTGGAAGATGTTCCTATTGGTGCCGTCGTAAGATGCAATATAGAGAAGGTCCTTATTGATGAGAAGGGTGTCAGCGGTCTCGTCGTCAAGGTTGCTGAGGGAATCACTGGTTTCGTTCCCGAACAACACTTTTCCGATGTGAAACTACAACACCCCGAGAAGAAGTTCCGACAGGGCATGAAGGTCAAGGCTCGTGTTCTTTCAACCAACCTATCCAAGAAGCAAATGCGCCTTACTTTGAAGAAGACACTCGTCAACTCGGAAGCTCCTGTTATCAAGGCTTACGAAGAGGCTAGTGTTGGTATGCAGATTCCTGGTACCATTATCAAGATCCAGTCTTCCGGCGCTATCATCCAATTCTTTGGAGCTGTCCAAGGATTCCTGCCAATCTCAGAGATGAGTGAAGCCTACATCAAGGATCCCAAGGAGCATTTCCGAACTGGCCAAGTTGTCAGTGTACATGTCCTTGACGTCGAGCCTGAGTCTAAGAGACTCGTCGTATCCTGCAAGGACCCTTCCGCTTTTGGCCTGGATAAGCAGAAtgccctcaagaagctccagcttGGTGACATCGTCTCTGCCAAGGTCACACAAAAGACCGAAGATCAGGTTTTTGTTGAATTGGCCGACGCGCAGCTCAAAGCTATCCTCCCTGTTGGACACCTTACTGATAAGTCAACATCCAAGAACCAATATGCACTCAAACGTATTGCTGTTGGCCAGACCCTCTCTGACTTGGTgatcatcgagaagaacGAGAACCGACGTGCTGTTATTCTTAGTCACAAGCCCAGTCTCGTCAGTGCTGGAAAGGACAAGACCTTGCTTACCAGCTTTGAGGATGCTAAGGAAGGCAAGGTTGTTGCTGGATTTGTGAGGAACATTACTGTTACAGCCGTCTTCGTTCAATTTGGCGGAGGCGTGAACGCTCTTCTTCCTAAGGCTCGCCTTGCTGCAGACATTCAGGACCTACCTGACTTTGGCATGCACAAGCACCAGTCAATCGAAGTCAAGATTGTCTCCGTTATTCCCGATCACAAGCGTATCGTGGTGGCCCCTGCTGACTTCGATGAGTCTGCCGAGTTAgataagaaggccaaggccagtGACAAGCCTGCTGCTTCAGACGATATTGAGTTTGGGACTGTGGCTAAGGCCAAGATTACATCCATCAAGGATACACAGCTTAACGTTCAGCTTGTCGACAGCAAGGTTCAGGGCCGAATTGATGTCTCTCAAATTTTCGACAAGTGGGAGGATATACCCGACCCCAAGGACCCTCTTGACAAGTATAACAAGAAGCAGACTGTGTCAGTACGCGTGATGGGAGTCCACAGCGCCAAAGACCACCGTTTCTTGCCGTTCTCTCACCGATCCCTCCACTCTGTGCTCGAGCTTACCGCAAAGCCTAGCGACCTGAAGGCCAAGACTCTCGAACcccttgctcttgagaacctcaaggTTGGTGACACCTATGTCGCCTTCGTCAACAACTCCAGCCCTCAACATCTCTGGGTCAATCTTTCTCCCTCTGTTCGTGGCAGAATCTCTGCCATGGAAGCGTCGGATGACCTTTCTCAACTCAACGATCTCGAGGCAAACTTCCCTGTGGGCTCAGCCTTGAAGGTGAGAGTGACTGGTGTCGATGCTCGCAACAAGCGCCTGGACCTCTCTGCTCGCTCTTCCAACTCTTCTGAAATTGTTACATGGAGTGCTCTCAAGCAAAATATGGTTCTTCCTGGACGAGTCACAAAGGTCAACGAACGCCAGGTTCTCGTCAAGCTGAGCGAGCTTGTGTCAGGACCCGTTCACCTCCCTGACATGGTCGATGACTTTGACACTGTCAACACtctgaagcaaaagaagggTGACATTGTTCGCGTTTCTATCGTGGAACTTGACGCAAGCAACAAGAGACTCCGACTATCAACCCGCCCTTCTCGTATCATGAGCTCTACACTCCCAGTCAAGGATAAAGAGATCAGCGACGTTTCTCAATTGGATGCTGGTGATATTGTTCGAGGATTTGTCAAGAATGTCTCAGACAAGGGACTTTTCGTTCTCCTTGGTGGACAAGTCACTGCTCTAGTCAAGATTTCGAACTTGTCGGATCGGTATCTGAAGGAGTGGAAGGATCATTTCCAAATTGACCAGCTTGTCAAGGGCCGAGTCATTGCTGTTGACAAGCAGACTCGCCATGTAGAGTTGAGCTTGAAATCTTCTGTTGTTGACGAGGACTACACCCCTCCCATTACATACAATGATATCAAGGAAGGTCAGGTTGTGACCGGAAAGGTGCGAAAGGTTGAGGAGTTTGGTGCTTTCATCCTGATCGACAACTCCGACAATGTCAGCGGTCTATGCCATCGCAGTCAGATGGCCGAAAACCCTGTCAAGGACGCAACCAAGCTCTACAAGGAGGGTGACGCTGTCAAGGCTCGTGTTCTAGAAGTCGACACCAATAAGCGACGAGTCACCTTTGGACTTAAGCCTTCACTTTTCGAGGATGCTGATACTGATATGGATGACTCGGATGCCGGTGTTGAGctcgatgacgacgacggtgacgatgatgtgGACATGGATGATGCCGGTGCGCTTCTCAAAATCCTGGGAACAGATAATGCGGGAGAtccagatgaagatgaagatgacgaagacgacgaggatgaagatgaggatgaggatgaggacgacgaggacgaggacgatgaggatgtgGAAATGGAGGACCAACCGACTaagaagaagtccaaggGTCTCGGTGCAGGAAAGAAGTCTGAGTGGTCAGCCGACCCCTTCGATGAGCtagagtcagagtcagaggAGCAATCAAAGGACAAtgagaaggcaaagaagaagaggcggAACAGAGACGAGATCCAGGTCGACCGAACTGCTGAGCTGGATGCCAATGGCCCCCAGACCTCTAGCGATTACGAGCGATTACTGCTTGGACAGCCTGACTCGTCAGAGCTGTGGATTGCCTACATGGCTTTCCAGATGCAAGTGTCCGAGCTTTCCAAGGCCCGCGAGGTTGCTGAGCGAGCTATCAAGTCTATCAACATCCGTGAAGAGACCGAGAAGCTCAACGTCTGGGTTGCTTACCTCAACTTGGAGGTTGCCTACGGAACTAAGCAGACAGTAGAGGAGGTTTTCAAGCGGGCTTGTCAATACAACGACTCACAAGAGGTCCATGAGCGACTGGCCAGTATCTACATCCAGTccgagaagctcaaggtaaGCTACTTCACAATGCATTACACAAGTCATCACGCGCTAACTACATCACAGGACGCCGACGCTTTGTTCGAAACAATGGTCAAGAAGTTCGGTGCCAAGTCTCCCAACGTTTGGCTCAACTATGCCCATTTCTTGCATGCTACCCGCAACACTCCTGACAGAGCTCGTGCTCTTCTGCCCCGAGCCACTCAGCAACTCGGCGATCGTCACAGTCAGACCCTCGTGAGCCGCTTCGCCGCTCTAGAATTCCGATCTCCCAACGGCGAGCCCGAACGTGGTCGTACTATGTTTGCGACTCTCCTGGCTGCCTACCCCAAGAAGGGTGATCTCTGGagccagcttctcgatctcgagaTTGGTCTCTCTGATGCTGACCCCACCGCTATCCGTGACGTTTTCGATAGAAGGACACGGGTCAAGGGCTTGAAGCCCAAGATGGCTGAGAAGTGGTTCAGGCGCTGGGCTGACTgggaggagaagcttgaccccaagggcaaggacaaggtgaTGGCTAAGGCCCAGGAGTGGGCTGTTGCCTTTAAGgcgaagaaggaggctgatgctgcggctgcggctgaggacgaggagatggaggagtaGAATACTCGCTCGTTTTTGTTTCAATAATTTGGGATACCATAGTATACTCCTGGCAAGTCAAAAGTTAGTACTAACGATAGAATTATTTTCAGCATATATTGGCATCAACGATCTGTTCCAGGTAAATGAGTCCAAGTGATAGAATCCCTCCACATACTTCGTAATTTTTGCCCACATCACGGACAAACATCAGCCAAGCATTAACACGAGGTGATCTTCATGGTTCGGGTATCGGCAAGCTATTGGTTGGGGGAATGACGAAGCCATAGCATGTAGTATCCGTACGTACAGTATGGATGTTTATATATGTGCCGGCGGTATAGCAGCCCTTTACAACCTTGTACAACTATAAATGCctaggataatatataaaaagtggcACTATTCCCCCTGCAATATCTTTGAGCCGGCACTTATATCCG contains these protein-coding regions:
- a CDS encoding related to ribosomal RNA processing protein RRP5 is translated as MSNLKRKDAPGGNPPAKSAKNTKEARPTKKENVGKDAKPAPKKSAETAEKAPVVSLLKEDEPMFPRGGASVLTPLEQKKIQLEAKADAMRDEEFNTGNKVQKKKKRKTVLKGDKKSDKKTGEEEQAVRIESLSFKNLVKGSLVLAQVTRINNLDLEVALPNNLTGHISIVAISQQLTERLENETAEKDDEEEDEAEDDEGIDLKSIFSVGQYLRVYVASTAEESIAGKSKRRIELSLRPNEANAGLSKDDVVPNTTVMASIVSVEDRGFVMDTGIENLGAFLAKSEVDKNIDEQRLQPGAVFLCQVTSKGANGKIAQLSLQQKKIGNPKSVPVEATTINTFLPGTMADVLISNTDRRGLSGKIMGHLDVTADIIQSGAGPAGVSLDTAYKIGSRVKARVICNFPGAREPKLGISLLPHITALEKKRPTKSTDSKRNPTQVLPISSLVEKCTVRHVEPDIGLFVDIGIPGLSGFVHISRVKDGKVEALYEASGPYKADSEHKGRVIGYNEMDGLFQISFEKSVLEQQYLRLEDVPIGAVVRCNIEKVLIDEKGVSGLVVKVAEGITGFVPEQHFSDVKLQHPEKKFRQGMKVKARVLSTNLSKKQMRLTLKKTLVNSEAPVIKAYEEASVGMQIPGTIIKIQSSGAIIQFFGAVQGFLPISEMSEAYIKDPKEHFRTGQVVSVHVLDVEPESKRLVVSCKDPSAFGLDKQNALKKLQLGDIVSAKVTQKTEDQVFVELADAQLKAILPVGHLTDKSTSKNQYALKRIAVGQTLSDLVIIEKNENRRAVILSHKPSLVSAGKDKTLLTSFEDAKEGKVVAGFVRNITVTAVFVQFGGGVNALLPKARLAADIQDLPDFGMHKHQSIEVKIVSVIPDHKRIVVAPADFDESAELDKKAKASDKPAASDDIEFGTVAKAKITSIKDTQLNVQLVDSKVQGRIDVSQIFDKWEDIPDPKDPLDKYNKKQTVSVRVMGVHSAKDHRFLPFSHRSLHSVLELTAKPSDLKAKTLEPLALENLKVGDTYVAFVNNSSPQHLWVNLSPSVRGRISAMEASDDLSQLNDLEANFPVGSALKVRVTGVDARNKRLDLSARSSNSSEIVTWSALKQNMVLPGRVTKVNERQVLVKLSELVSGPVHLPDMVDDFDTVNTLKQKKGDIVRVSIVELDASNKRLRLSTRPSRIMSSTLPVKDKEISDVSQLDAGDIVRGFVKNVSDKGLFVLLGGQVTALVKISNLSDRYLKEWKDHFQIDQLVKGRVIAVDKQTRHVELSLKSSVVDEDYTPPITYNDIKEGQVVTGKVRKVEEFGAFILIDNSDNVSGLCHRSQMAENPVKDATKLYKEGDAVKARVLEVDTNKRRVTFGLKPSLFEDADTDMDDSDAGVELDDDDGDDDVDMDDAGALLKILGTDNAGDPDEDEDDEDDEDEDEDEDEDDEDEDDEDVEMEDQPTKKKSKGLGAGKKSEWSADPFDELESESEEQSKDNEKAKKKRRNRDEIQVDRTAELDANGPQTSSDYERLLLGQPDSSELWIAYMAFQMQVSELSKAREVAERAIKSINIREETEKLNVWVAYLNLEVAYGTKQTVEEVFKRACQYNDSQEVHERLASIYIQSEKLKDADALFETMVKKFGAKSPNVWLNYAHFLHATRNTPDRARALLPRATQQLGDRHSQTLVSRFAALEFRSPNGEPERGRTMFATLLAAYPKKGDLWSQLLDLEIGLSDADPTAIRDVFDRRTRVKGLKPKMAEKWFRRWADWEEKLDPKGKDKVMAKAQEWAVAFKAKKEADAAAAAEDEEMEE